From the Mesotoga prima MesG1.Ag.4.2 genome, the window ACGAAGACATTACACATTTCGTGAACCAGGGGCTCAACATTGTCTGCATCGACTCGCTTCAGGAGTTGCCGCTCTGGGACGGGGTAAATGTGATCAAGCTCTTGAGAGTAAACCCCGATGTAGATGCCCGTACTCACCCGCATATATCGACAGGCTTGAGGGCCCATAAATTCGGCGTGCCCATAGAAAAGGTCTCGGAAGTTGCCGACAGGATAGATGGAATACATCTTCACATAGGCTCTCAGATTACGGACGTGGAACCCTTCTTCGATGCCTATTCTAAGGCCCTCGATTGTGCAAAGCAATACGGATTCAAGTACATCGATCTTGGTGGAGGCTGGGGAATAGACTACGAAGGAAAAGAACTTGACATAGAAAGACTTCAAAAGGGAATATCCGGAATCTTTGCAGGCTTTGACGGTAAACTGATAGCCGAACTGGGAAGATTCATCATAGGTCCGGCCGGCTATCTGGTCACCAAAGTAGTAAGCGTCAAGCCTTCGGAAAAGATATTTATTGTCACCGACGCTGGAATGAACGCCTTGATAAGACCAGTGCTGTATGATGCCCATCACAGAATTCAGGTCCTCGCAAGCACAAAAAAGACCGTCACTGCCGATGTGGTCGGCCCGCTGTGTGAAAGCGGTGACATCCTTGCCAGGGGTCGAAAGCTCGAAGTACCGATTCCCGGAACCGCAATAGTCTTGGAGAATGCCGGCGCATATGGATTCTCAATGGCAAACAACTACAACGGAATGCCCTTCCCTGCGGAAGTGCTCGTGGACGGAGAAGAGGTCAAGCTCATTCGCCGCAGACAGAGCATTGAGGAACTATTCACTAACGTAAAGATGTGAAGATCGAGATCCGCCCTTTCGATAAATCGCTGAATCAAACGAAAGCTCGTGATTCATTGGGTAGAGACTCAGATAAAGAAAAGCAAAAAGAGGGACTGATTCATTTCTTTTGTCCCTCTTTTTTGGTGACTTATCGTGCTTTCGAAGAACGATTTTTACAGTGTCTTGCTAAACCAATCTACAGTGGCTTCTATTAGCTGATTGAATGCGGTCATATCTCCGGTGAATATATTGAAGGTGTGGTCTGCGCCCTCGATTATAAGAACCTTCGATTTCTCATTTCTTGATGCATCGACGATTCTCTGCGCATTCACGGGATCGACTACTGTGTCTTCTGAACCATTGATAGCAAGCACCGGTGCACTTGAGTTAGAGAAGACCTGCAAGACGTCCGTTCCGTAGGCCTCGTCGAACCACTGAAGTCCCAGTTTAAGAGGGCTTCTCCACTCAAAGGTCAGCTCATAGTAACCATTCTGCTTCGCAATTTCGTAAGCTTCTAAGCTTCCAACGCCTGACAGGTCAGGAGCGCCAGCCCAGCAGAGAACAGACTTGTAAGCGGGATTCTGTCCTGCCGCAAGCAAAGCGATCGTTCCACCCTGGCTCCAGCCCATTATCCCAGCCCGATGACCGTCCACTCTTGGAAGACTTGCCGCGTAAGCGAACGCGATGTTCGTGTCGTCTACGGCTGAAGTGAAATTGTAGTTAATGTAGTCGGCAGTACTCTCGCCGTTCCCAATGAAGTCAAAGCGAACACTCGCAATACCGGCCTTTGCAAGCGCTGGAGCTGCCAGCAGGTAACCACCACCGGCCTCGTTCTTATCAGAGCCTGTTCCATGAAGCATAACAACTAACGGAAATGGACCGTCACCGTTGGGTATGCAGATAACAGCGGGAATCTCATGATCGATATTGGGAATCATGACGGATATTTCCGTATAGGCTTCAGGAATCTTCAAGACCGTTCCCACCTGAAGTGCAAACTCATCAGTGATTCCGTTAAGTTCGGCAATTTCCTTCCAGTCGACACCATACGCCTTTGCGATCTCCCATAGAGTATCTCCCTTTACAACAGTGTACTCGCTTCCGGCTGCGAAAAGCATACCGCCAAGAAGCACAATCAAAAGAACAACTAGAGAAGCTCTCCTCGTAACTTTCAACGCTCTCACCCCTCAAAAAAGATATGGTTTCATTTTTAGTATACACCCGCTTTGTTGCCGGACTGATAATAAGCTCCTCTTGAAAACGCTCCTGCAAGAAGAGAGAAGAAGAGAGAGAAAGAGAGGGAGAGAAGAGAGAGAGAGAAGAGAGGGAGAAGAGAGAAAGAGAGAGAATGAAGACATGCGAGAAGTCTCGTCTTCTCGTGAGCGAAGCGAACGTCTCAAATGTGTTCTTTCTCAGCTTTTCCAAGCGTACAGCAGTTGTTTGAGCGAGATCCCGTACAGGATCACTACGGGATGACAGAAGAGGAGCTCGTCCGGGCAGACTCTATGGAGTATGTAAAGAAGATTGTGTAAACCCTCTAGAATGGAAGAGAAGATTGGAGGGAAAAGAAGATGAAATTTGACAGAGAAAAGATCAAGTCGTTAATCGAGAAGAATGGATTTGAAAACGTTGGAGATGTTCAAGAGGCAATGAAGGAATTGTTTGGTGACGTAATCAAAGAAATGCTTGAAGGAGAACTGGAAGATGAGCTTGGATATTCGAAGCATGACTACAAGAACAAAGAGACTGACAATTCCAGGAATGGACATAGCAAGAAGACAGTTAGGAGCGATTACGGAGAAATAGAACTTGAGATACCAAGAGACAGGAAAGGTGAATTTGAACCGGTTGTTGTGAAGAAACACCAGAGGGACATTTCTGGTATAGAGGATCAGATAATCTCCATGTATGCAAGGGGAATGACAGTAAGAGATATTCAGAGTCATATAGAGGATATCTACGGTTCCAGATTGTCTGCAGAGAGCGTAAGCAGGATAACGGACAAGATACTGCCACTGGTCTCCGAATGGAGAAACAGACCATTAGAATCTGCGTATGCGATAGTCTACATGGATGCCGTATTCTTCAGGGTCGTTGAAAGCAACCAGGTAAGGAAGAAAGCACTCTATATAGCCTTAGGAGTATCCCTAAATGGCCACAAAGACATTCTAGGCATGTGGATAAGTGAAACAGAAGGAGCAAGCTACTGGCTAAGCATTCTCAACGAATTGAAGAATCGCGGGGTTGAAGACGTGGCAATCTTCTCAATAGATGCATTAAGCGGAATGGAAGAAGCCATAGAGGCTGTATATCCATTCTCAGAGGTTCAGAAGTGCATAGTTCACCAGATAAGAAACACCATGAGATATGTTACCTGGAGGGATCGTAGACCTCTAGCACGCGATCTCAAGACAATTTATCAGGCACCTACAAGAGAGGCAGGATGGAATGCATTGCTTGCACTAGAAGAGAAGTGGGGCGACAAATACCACTTGTCAATAAAAAGCTGGAAAGATAACTGGGAAACTCTCTCAACCTTCTTTCAATATCCAGAGGAACTGAGAAGATTGGTTTATACAACTAATCCCATTGAATCAGTTAATAGACAACTCAGGAAGGTGACGAAGAACAAAGGAGTCTTTCCAACAGACAATTCTCTCTTAAAGATGGCTTATCTAGCAATAATGAACATAACAAAGAAATGGACAGTAAGAACTCTTGATTGGTCCAGGATCCTTACTCAACTTGTGATAAAGTATGAAAGATTAGCTAAGTACATAAGCTGATTCTTAAACCCATTACAAAAAAGGGGTTTACACAAAAAAAGAGACAGAACCACTCTATGGGATGAAAGTCCTTCAAGTCATCCTGACAATGCTCCTGGTCACGATCCCGGTCTTTCGCAAAAACGGGACCTTAGGAACATTTGGGAACCAGTCTGCTAACGCAGGCAAGTCAGGCTACGCCTGGCCAGTCTCGCCTTCGGCGAGGCCAGTTCCGACTGCGTCGGTCATAAGAGCCGGTCCTTAGTTACACAGTCAGCAGTGAACTGCCTTTCACAGCGACCAGCGGGTCTTCGTACTTAAGCGCAGAGCGGGTCTTAGAACGGGATGCTGAAACAAGTTCAGCATGACTGAATGCGGCGTTTCCGAGGTGACCTCACACTGTCATCCCGAACTTGTTTCGGGATCCGGTTTTGATCTTGTCAGCGCATAGCGGGTTCTTGTTCCTAAGCGTCCGTCGGCTTTTTGATGGGAGATCCCGCACAGGAGCGCTGCGGGATGACAAAGTGAGTGGATTCAGGGCGAACTTCACGGAATGACAGCATGGGGGAATCACGGGATGACACCCCTAAACGTCATCCTGACAATGCTCCTGGTCAGGATCCCTGTCCCTCGCGAAAAAGGGACAGACCACAGGATCCGGTCAGTCCCTTTTTTCGCTTACAGCGATTAGCGGTCTTCGTACTTAAGCACAGAGCGGTTCTTAGAACGGGATGCTGAACGAAGTTCATGACAGGATGTGGAGTTCTCTAGCAAAAATCGCGTACAGACATTAAGAGATTTGTCAGTCCCTATTTTCTCGTGAAGATAGAAAAAGGCGGGCTTAAGGCCCGCCATATTCGTTAATGTTGCGATTTTGTCTTTCTCTTGCTTATACGGCCTCCACGAAGTCGCTTTCAAACTGACTCGCGTAAAGTTCTGCATAGAAGCCGCCTCGCTCAAGTAGTTCTTCGTGAGTTCCCTGTTCAACGATGTCGCCTTCGTTCATTACGAGTATGAGATCGGCATCTCTTATCGTTGAAAGTCTGTGGGCTATGATGAAGCTGGTCCTGTCTTTCATCAAGTTTGCCATGGCTTTCTGTATAAGGGCTTCCGTTCTTGTGTCGACTGAACTGGTCGCTTCGTCTAGTATAAGAACTTTCGGATCTGCCAGTATTGCCCGGGCAATGGTTATTAGCTGCTTTTGACCCTGCGAGATGTTTGTCTGCTCTTCGTTCAGTACGAGGTTGTATCCGTCCGGGAGGGTATGGATAAAGGAGTCGACATGAGCCGCCTTAGCCGCTGCAAGAACTTCTTCATCGGTTGCGTCGAGCCTTCCGTATTTGATGTTGTCCCAGACACTGGCGTTGTAAAGCCAGGTGTCTTGGAGGACCATTCCGAAGTTTTCCCTCAGGTCGTGTCGGGTGTATTCTTTTATGTTATGTCCGTCCAGAAGTATCTCTCCGGAGTTGACATCATAGAAGCGCATCAGGAGTTTGACTATGGTCGTCTTCCCCGCTCCCGTGGGGCCGACGATGGCAATGTTGTGGCCCTTGTCAACTTCGCAGGAGAAATCTTTTATGATTATCTTTTCCGGGTCGTAGCCAAATCTGACGTTCTTGAACTCGACATGGCCGTGATGATCGACTCCTCTGACAGGATCGGAAGTCTCGGCAACTTCCTCTTCTTCTTCCAGGAATTCGAAGACTCTCTCCGCTGCAGCTGCCGTCTGCTGGAAGACGTTCATGATATTTGCGATTTGCGCGATGGGCTGAGTGAACGACCTTACGTACTGTATAAAGGCCTGGATGTCGCCGACTGTGATCATCTTTCTGACGGCAAACCAGCCGCCTACTATGGTTATGAGGACGTATCCAAGGTTTCCCACGAATGTCATTATGGGCATCATCATGCCGGAGAGAAACTGTGATTTCCAGGCGGAGTCGTATAATTCGGCGTTGAGCTTGTCGAAGGTTTGTATGCTTTTTTCCTCTCCGTTGAAAGCCTTTACAACGACGTGGCCTCCGTACATCTCCTCAATGTGGCCGTTTACCTTTCCGAGGTACTGTTGCTGCTTCTTGAAGTATCTCTGGGAAAGCCTGACCACAAAGGTGATGAGCCCCATAGAAACAGGTAGCATTAGCAAGGCTATAAGTGTTAGCTGCCAGCTTATCGAGAACATCATTATGGTGACGCCGACAACTGTCGTGACGGATGTTATGATCTGGCTCAGACTCTGGTTTAGCGTTCTACTTATGGTGTCGACGTCGTTTGTTACCCTTGACAGGACGTCTCCCTGGGAACTCTTGTCAAAGTATTTCAGGGGAAGCCTGTTTATCTTCTGGGAGATTTCCTGCCTGAATTTGTATGTGACCTTCGCGGATATACCCGACATTATCCATCCCTGGATGTACATAAACAGGGCGCTGAGCACGTACAGTCCGAGAAGAATAAGCATTGTTCTAGCGATCGATTCGAAGTTTATTCCTTCGCCGGTCCCGGTGATTTTGGCCATGATTCCCTCGAATACTTCAGTTGTCACCGTCCCGAGTATCTTCGGCCCCATTATGGAGAAGAGGGCGCCGGCCGCCGCAAAACAGAGCACTACGATTATCAGGATCTGGTACTTCCTAAGATATTGAAAGAGTTTCCTCAATGTCCCTCGAAAATCTTTGGCCTTCTCTCCTCCGCGCATCATACCGGGGCCCATTGGACCGCCGTGACGACCTTGATGGCCTCTTCCGTGTACTCTACTATCCTTGCTCATGCTAATTCCGCCTCTGAAAGCTGTGATTGTGCAATTTCTCTGTAAATCTGACAGCTTTTCATCAGTTCGTGGTGTTTGCCGATTCCAACAAGATTGCCCTCGTCAAGAACGAGTATCTGATCGGCGTTCTTTATCGTCGCAATTCTCTGGCCAACAATTATCATCGTGCTGTCCCCCGTTTCCCTTTTGAGCTTTCTCCTGAGCGCCGCGTCCGTCTTAAAGTCGAGGGCCGAGAAGCTATCATCGAAGAGGAGTATCTTCGGCCTCTTCAGAAGCGCCCTGGCTATGGAGAGTCTCTGCTTCTGGCCTCCAGACACGTTTGTCCCGCCCTGGGATATGGGCGAGTCAAACCCTTCTTCCTTCGCCCTTATGAATTCGAGGGCCTGTGCGATCTCGGCAGCCCTTTTGATTTCTTCATCAGAGGCATTCTCATTGGCGTATCTGAGGTTCGATTCAATAGTTCCGCTGAAGAGGATGCCCTTCTGGGGGACGTAGCCTATCTTTTCTCTAAGCTCATGTTGATTTACTTCCCGGATGTCAATTCCGTCTACCAGCACTTGACCGCCACAGACATCGTAGAACCTCGGTATCATGTTCAGAAGCGTAGATTTCCCCGAGCCGGTCGAGCCTATGATCGCAGTGGTCTGTCCCGGCAGGGCCGTGAAGCTTATGTCGTTCAAGATGTTTTTCTCGGCACCAGGGAAGCGGTAGCAGACGTTCTTGAATTCGACAGTTCCCTTGAAATCACTACCAAATTTCTTCGGGTTTTTAGGGTCTTTTATCTGGGGGTCGACTTCGAGGATCTCGGAGACTCTGGCAGCTGAGACAGAGGCCCTTGGGATCATTATGAACATCATTGTAAACATGAGAAAGGCGAATATGATCAACATGGCGTACTGGATATAGGCCATCATATCTCCGACCTGCATAGTTGAGGCCTCTATCTGGTGTGCGCCCACCCAGACGATGAGCAGCATAGTACCGTTCATCACAAACATCATGGCCGGCATCATCACTACCATCACCCGGTGAACAAAGAGATCGGTTCTTGTCAAGTCCTTGTTCACGGCGTCGAATCTCTCTTCTTCAAACTCCTGGGCATTGAAAGCCCTGACGACCATGAGACCGGAAAGATGTTCCCTTGTAACCAGGTTCAGCCTGTCTATAAGCTTTTGTATCTTCTTGAATTTCGGCAAAGCTATGGCGAACACGATTCCAATCAGGCCAAGCATTATGATGACGGCAAGTGCAATGATCCAGGACATGGAAGTACTCTTCTCAAGAGCCCTTATGATTCCTCCGACACCGATGATCGGGGCGTAGAAAGCCATTCTGATTATGAGAACAATCACGAGCTGGATCTGAGTTATATCGTTTGTTGTTCTAGTGATGAGCGAAGCCGTAGAAAACCTGGCAAATTCAGAGTTTGAGAAGTTCTCGACCTTCTCGAAAACGTCTCTTCTCATCCTTCTGGCCGAGGCGGCTGCTATCTTCGAAGCGATGAAGGCAACCATGATTGTCGACAGCGTGCTCAGCAGAGTCACGAGAACCATGACCAAGCCCGTGCTAAGCACGTAGTCGCTCTGCAGCTTAGTAGTGTCCACGCCAAGCTCTTCGTAGATTTCCTTCACGACAAGAGCAGCCGACTGGCTCACGACGTTTTCACCCATGACTTCGACCATGCTGTCGATCTGATTTAGCATTTCAAGCCTCTGAGCCTCGGGCATCAGCCTCATAAGGAGGAATACGTTTGCCCCCTCGGGGATCTTGAAACCCTCAGGAGGCGCGAAGCTACCGTTTGACCCAGTCATGCCGTTCTTGACTCCGGAGTAAGCCATGAGGGCCTTACCGAAGATCAGACTGAGGGCCTGCCGGTCTTCAATCTCACCGGGTTTTAGGACATAGACATCTTTGCTCTCCAACGCAGGGTACTTCTTGAGGTTTTCTTCGTAAGTGGCGGAGTCTTTGGTTATGAGATCGTAGTGGCTCAGAACTTTTTGCCTATCTTCTCCGCTCATGAACAGCGAGACGTTATCAAAAGCCTCTTTGCTAATGGCCTCCGGGACTGCGTCTTCGATACCGCCCTGCTGGATTCCGACATTTACGATATTCGACATGTAATCTGGAAGAGCCAATTCCGCCATCGCCTGAACGAAGAGCAGCGCCACCGCGACAATGATGAAGACAGTGTAGGGTTTAAGGTACCGAATCAGCTTGAGCATCGGCTTCGTCCCCTCTCTCTGGGTTCTTGCGACTCTTCAAGTATCTTCTCCAGCTTTTCGAGCCCTCGAATGATGGACTCAACGTCTTCTTCTGTCATGGTTGACAATGCTTTTCTCATCTTTTGCGCAAAGGCATTGAGGCCTTTCTTAACTGGTTGGCGGTACTCGTCCGCAAGACTTATCATCACGATTCGCCTATCTTCTTCACTTCTCTTTCTTTGGACGATCTTCTTTTCGACGAGCCTGTCGATTATCCCAGACACCGTGCTATTTGAAAGATCGAGTTCTTTACTTATGTCGCTT encodes:
- the lysA gene encoding diaminopimelate decarboxylase, with protein sequence MIDFQKLANEFGTPLYVYDAEKIRKRIKKAKTVFEGLDAEIVFALKANNNPALLKIMAEEEIGADVVSRGELLASKMAGMKRILWNGNGKTHEDITHFVNQGLNIVCIDSLQELPLWDGVNVIKLLRVNPDVDARTHPHISTGLRAHKFGVPIEKVSEVADRIDGIHLHIGSQITDVEPFFDAYSKALDCAKQYGFKYIDLGGGWGIDYEGKELDIERLQKGISGIFAGFDGKLIAELGRFIIGPAGYLVTKVVSVKPSEKIFIVTDAGMNALIRPVLYDAHHRIQVLASTKKTVTADVVGPLCESGDILARGRKLEVPIPGTAIVLENAGAYGFSMANNYNGMPFPAEVLVDGEEVKLIRRRQSIEELFTNVKM
- a CDS encoding IS256 family transposase gives rise to the protein MKFDREKIKSLIEKNGFENVGDVQEAMKELFGDVIKEMLEGELEDELGYSKHDYKNKETDNSRNGHSKKTVRSDYGEIELEIPRDRKGEFEPVVVKKHQRDISGIEDQIISMYARGMTVRDIQSHIEDIYGSRLSAESVSRITDKILPLVSEWRNRPLESAYAIVYMDAVFFRVVESNQVRKKALYIALGVSLNGHKDILGMWISETEGASYWLSILNELKNRGVEDVAIFSIDALSGMEEAIEAVYPFSEVQKCIVHQIRNTMRYVTWRDRRPLARDLKTIYQAPTREAGWNALLALEEKWGDKYHLSIKSWKDNWETLSTFFQYPEELRRLVYTTNPIESVNRQLRKVTKNKGVFPTDNSLLKMAYLAIMNITKKWTVRTLDWSRILTQLVIKYERLAKYIS
- a CDS encoding alpha/beta fold hydrolase, whose protein sequence is MKVTRRASLVVLLIVLLGGMLFAAGSEYTVVKGDTLWEIAKAYGVDWKEIAELNGITDEFALQVGTVLKIPEAYTEISVMIPNIDHEIPAVICIPNGDGPFPLVVMLHGTGSDKNEAGGGYLLAAPALAKAGIASVRFDFIGNGESTADYINYNFTSAVDDTNIAFAYAASLPRVDGHRAGIMGWSQGGTIALLAAGQNPAYKSVLCWAGAPDLSGVGSLEAYEIAKQNGYYELTFEWRSPLKLGLQWFDEAYGTDVLQVFSNSSAPVLAINGSEDTVVDPVNAQRIVDASRNEKSKVLIIEGADHTFNIFTGDMTAFNQLIEATVDWFSKTL
- a CDS encoding ABC transporter ATP-binding protein, whose product is MLKLIRYLKPYTVFIIVAVALLFVQAMAELALPDYMSNIVNVGIQQGGIEDAVPEAISKEAFDNVSLFMSGEDRQKVLSHYDLITKDSATYEENLKKYPALESKDVYVLKPGEIEDRQALSLIFGKALMAYSGVKNGMTGSNGSFAPPEGFKIPEGANVFLLMRLMPEAQRLEMLNQIDSMVEVMGENVVSQSAALVVKEIYEELGVDTTKLQSDYVLSTGLVMVLVTLLSTLSTIMVAFIASKIAAASARRMRRDVFEKVENFSNSEFARFSTASLITRTTNDITQIQLVIVLIIRMAFYAPIIGVGGIIRALEKSTSMSWIIALAVIIMLGLIGIVFAIALPKFKKIQKLIDRLNLVTREHLSGLMVVRAFNAQEFEEERFDAVNKDLTRTDLFVHRVMVVMMPAMMFVMNGTMLLIVWVGAHQIEASTMQVGDMMAYIQYAMLIIFAFLMFTMMFIMIPRASVSAARVSEILEVDPQIKDPKNPKKFGSDFKGTVEFKNVCYRFPGAEKNILNDISFTALPGQTTAIIGSTGSGKSTLLNMIPRFYDVCGGQVLVDGIDIREVNQHELREKIGYVPQKGILFSGTIESNLRYANENASDEEIKRAAEIAQALEFIRAKEEGFDSPISQGGTNVSGGQKQRLSIARALLKRPKILLFDDSFSALDFKTDAALRRKLKRETGDSTMIIVGQRIATIKNADQILVLDEGNLVGIGKHHELMKSCQIYREIAQSQLSEAELA
- a CDS encoding MarR family winged helix-turn-helix transcriptional regulator, with protein sequence MEESSRIQEMLTLVKRIMSVVKQNFESDFKKMGVTQSQILVMRVLNHYGDMKVSDISKELDLSNSTVSGIIDRLVEKKIVQRKRSEEDRRIVMISLADEYRQPVKKGLNAFAQKMRKALSTMTEEDVESIIRGLEKLEKILEESQEPRERGRSRCSS
- a CDS encoding ABC transporter ATP-binding protein; this encodes MSKDSRVHGRGHQGRHGGPMGPGMMRGGEKAKDFRGTLRKLFQYLRKYQILIIVVLCFAAAGALFSIMGPKILGTVTTEVFEGIMAKITGTGEGINFESIARTMLILLGLYVLSALFMYIQGWIMSGISAKVTYKFRQEISQKINRLPLKYFDKSSQGDVLSRVTNDVDTISRTLNQSLSQIITSVTTVVGVTIMMFSISWQLTLIALLMLPVSMGLITFVVRLSQRYFKKQQQYLGKVNGHIEEMYGGHVVVKAFNGEEKSIQTFDKLNAELYDSAWKSQFLSGMMMPIMTFVGNLGYVLITIVGGWFAVRKMITVGDIQAFIQYVRSFTQPIAQIANIMNVFQQTAAAAERVFEFLEEEEEVAETSDPVRGVDHHGHVEFKNVRFGYDPEKIIIKDFSCEVDKGHNIAIVGPTGAGKTTIVKLLMRFYDVNSGEILLDGHNIKEYTRHDLRENFGMVLQDTWLYNASVWDNIKYGRLDATDEEVLAAAKAAHVDSFIHTLPDGYNLVLNEEQTNISQGQKQLITIARAILADPKVLILDEATSSVDTRTEALIQKAMANLMKDRTSFIIAHRLSTIRDADLILVMNEGDIVEQGTHEELLERGGFYAELYASQFESDFVEAV